The nucleotide window GGCATGTGCCGAAGGTCAGTCACGAGACCATCCGAACAACGCTCAAAAAAATGTCCTCAAGCCGCATCTGAAGGAACAATGGGTGATTCCGCCGATCGAAAACGCGGCGTTCGTCGCCGCGATGGAGGACGTGCTGGATCTGTACGCACAGCCAGAGGATGCGCTGTTCCCGGTGATCTGCTTCGATGAACGACCGTGCCAGTTGCTGGCCGACGTCCTGACACCCATCCCACTCAAGCCAGGCCAGCCGCTCCGCGAAGATTACGAGGACGAGCGCAAGGGAACAGCGAACCTCTTTGGCGTGCTGGAGCCGCTCAGCGGCAAGCGCTGGCTGAAGGTGACCGAGCAGCGTACCAAGACTGAGTTCGCGACCTGTATGCAGCACGTTTGTGACGTGCTGTACCCCCATGCGGTCACCATTCGCGTGGTGCTGGACACTCTCAACACCCACACCATCGCGGCCCTCTACGAGACCGTTCCAGCCGCCGAAGCGCGGCGGCTGGCCACACGGCTGGAGTTCCACTTCACGCCCAAACACGGCAGCTGGCTGAACGCCGTGGAGATCGAGTTTGCGGTGTTGTCGCGGCAGTGTCTGAATCGTCGGATTGACAGTGTCGAGCGGCTGCGCAGCGAGGTCGAGGCCTGGTCGAGCAAGCGCAACCAGAAACGGGTGGGCGTGAAATGGCGGTTCACCACGAACGATGCCCGCCGAACGCTACCACGCCTCTACCCGACAATTCCATCAAACCCTTCTTGACGGACTACTACTAAGTACAGCAAGGTTATACTTTTGAGAAATGGGACGACCAAGCCGCCAGCTCGTG belongs to Deinococcus ruber and includes:
- a CDS encoding IS630 family transposase (programmed frameshift), coding for MKLKYVVHLNDEQRATLKQVLNAGRAPARKLTHARILLAVDKNGAAHSDLETADFLQVSANTLYRVRRRFVEGGLEHALNHLHPQHLKPHTLNEAAEAHLIALACTHEEGQACLSLRLLADNMVELGHVPKVSHETIRTTLKKMFLKPHLKEQWVIPPIENAAFVAAMEDVLDLYAQPEDALFPVICFDERPCQLLADVLTPIPLKPGQPLREDYEDERKGTANLFGVLEPLSGKRWLKVTEQRTKTEFATCMQHVCDVLYPHAVTIRVVLDTLNTHTIAALYETVPAAEARRLATRLEFHFTPKHGSWLNAVEIEFAVLSRQCLNRRIDSVERLRSEVEAWSSKRNQKRVGVKWRFTTNDARRTLPRLYPTIPSNPS